A single Novosphingobium aureum DNA region contains:
- a CDS encoding SDR family NAD(P)-dependent oxidoreductase has translation MKTALVTGATSGIGADCARAFVAAGWKVIATGRRADRLAALVEELGADKVHACTFDVNDEAARDAALDALPADFSEIDCLVNNAGLALGTELAQESNLDNWKTMISTNVTALVSLTHKLLPALIARKGMIVNLSSVAATYPYTGGNVYGGTKAFVRQFSLGLRSDLAGTGVRVTSIEPGMVETEFTVVRTGGNQQASDDLYKGVNPMTGADIANTIVWVAGQPPHLNINTLELMPVNQSFAGFKVTRED, from the coding sequence ATGAAGACTGCCCTCGTAACCGGCGCCACCTCGGGTATCGGCGCGGATTGTGCGCGCGCCTTCGTGGCGGCAGGCTGGAAGGTCATCGCCACCGGACGGCGCGCCGATCGCCTTGCCGCGCTGGTCGAGGAACTGGGCGCTGACAAGGTTCATGCCTGCACCTTCGACGTGAACGACGAGGCCGCGCGCGACGCCGCGCTCGATGCCCTTCCGGCAGACTTCAGCGAGATCGACTGTCTGGTCAACAATGCCGGCCTCGCGCTCGGCACCGAACTGGCGCAGGAGAGCAATCTCGACAACTGGAAGACGATGATCTCGACCAACGTCACCGCGCTGGTCTCGCTCACGCACAAGCTCCTGCCCGCGCTGATCGCGCGCAAGGGCATGATCGTGAACCTCTCCTCGGTCGCGGCGACCTACCCTTACACCGGCGGCAACGTCTATGGCGGGACCAAGGCCTTCGTGCGCCAGTTCTCGCTCGGCCTGCGCTCCGATCTTGCCGGGACCGGCGTTCGCGTCACCTCGATCGAGCCGGGCATGGTCGAGACCGAGTTCACCGTGGTGCGCACCGGCGGCAACCAGCAGGCCTCGGACGATCTCTACAAGGGCGTGAACCCGATGACCGGGGCCGACATCGCCAATACCATCGTGTGGGTCGCCGGCCAGCCACCGCACCTCAACATCAACACGCTCGAACTCATGCCGGTCAACCAGTCCTTCGCGGGCTTCAAGGTCACGCGCGAGGACTGA
- the pheS gene encoding phenylalanine--tRNA ligase subunit alpha has product MDYASTGSEALARIESASDLDTVEALRVEFLGKQGSISGLLKTLGKMSPDERKVEGPKIHALRESVNDALAARKDALETAALEARLASETVDLSLPAPETPRGTVHPISQVMDELAEVFADMGFAVATGPEIEDDWHNFTALNMPESHPARAMHDTFYFPDKDDEGHDMLLRTHTSPVQIRSMLEVVKKNPGGAPIRIIAPGRVYRSDSDATHTPMFHQIEGLVIDKGIHLGHLKWTLETFLKAYFERDDIVLRLRPSYFPFTEPSVEVDVGYAVENGRRVVGGSGDAPGHAWMEVLGSGMVNRHVIAAGGLDPDEWQGFAFGTGVDRLAMLKYGMDDLRAFFDGDVRWLSHYGFSAMDVPTLSGGVGTPA; this is encoded by the coding sequence GTGGACTACGCTAGTACCGGCAGCGAAGCGCTCGCGCGCATCGAGAGCGCCAGCGACCTCGACACCGTGGAGGCGCTGCGCGTCGAATTTCTCGGCAAGCAGGGCTCGATCTCGGGCCTGCTCAAGACGCTGGGCAAGATGAGCCCCGACGAGCGCAAGGTCGAGGGGCCCAAGATCCACGCGCTGCGCGAAAGCGTCAACGATGCTCTGGCCGCGCGCAAGGATGCGCTCGAGACGGCAGCGCTCGAGGCGCGGCTCGCTTCCGAGACCGTCGACCTTTCGCTGCCCGCGCCCGAAACGCCGCGCGGCACGGTCCACCCGATCTCGCAGGTCATGGACGAGCTTGCCGAAGTCTTTGCGGACATGGGCTTCGCAGTCGCGACTGGCCCCGAGATCGAGGACGACTGGCACAACTTCACCGCGCTCAACATGCCCGAGAGTCATCCCGCGCGCGCGATGCACGATACCTTCTACTTCCCCGACAAGGATGACGAAGGCCACGACATGCTGCTGCGCACGCATACCTCGCCGGTGCAGATCCGCTCGATGCTCGAGGTGGTCAAGAAGAACCCCGGTGGTGCGCCGATTCGCATCATCGCGCCGGGCCGCGTCTATCGCTCGGACAGCGACGCGACGCACACGCCGATGTTCCACCAGATCGAGGGCCTCGTCATCGACAAGGGCATCCATCTGGGGCACCTCAAGTGGACGCTCGAGACTTTCCTCAAGGCCTACTTCGAGCGTGACGACATCGTCCTGCGCCTGCGTCCCAGCTACTTCCCCTTCACCGAGCCTTCGGTCGAGGTCGACGTGGGCTATGCCGTGGAGAACGGCCGCCGCGTGGTTGGCGGTTCGGGCGATGCACCGGGCCATGCCTGGATGGAAGTGCTCGGCTCGGGCATGGTCAACCGCCACGTGATCGCCGCAGGCGGGCTCGATCCCGACGAGTGGCAGGGCTTTGCCTTCGGCACCGGCGTCGATCGCCTCGCCATGCTCAAGTACGGCATGGACGACCTGCGCGCCTTCTTCGACGGCGACGTGCGCTGGCTCTCGCATTACGGTTTTTCCGCCATGGACGTGCCCACCCTCTCGGGTGGCGTCGGCACCCCGGCCTGA
- a CDS encoding helix-turn-helix domain-containing protein: MQLKQPPGFDPELSTDGQVSRLGQPLCFNCAPSEDLAPWIARLYVAKVRSKSAPRVSCGILSDTANIRIQIEGSWTATNPAGPFVPSSPIMFLGPNSRRIAVEATTTFVATGLGFRPGACHALQGPVLRDMIDTGVPGEALGMDVPSILERFTPGAEPLEWTAVLEGIIRRRVEMFDGALPDPVTSQFELQCYEDPTITVAEAARRCGAERRRFERIIQRDFGMSPKQVLRRARALDMASHLRRVCDEEEAEEFVLRYYDESHLIHEFVEFFGMSPRQFAEAPQPMMTAALESRQARRLALLERVEPEGAYPWR, encoded by the coding sequence ATGCAGTTGAAGCAGCCACCAGGCTTTGATCCCGAACTTTCCACCGACGGACAGGTTTCCCGACTGGGTCAGCCACTTTGCTTTAATTGCGCCCCTTCGGAAGACCTCGCCCCGTGGATCGCCCGGCTCTATGTCGCCAAGGTCAGATCAAAGAGCGCTCCCAGGGTTTCCTGCGGCATCCTGTCCGACACCGCCAATATCCGTATACAAATCGAAGGAAGCTGGACCGCCACCAATCCTGCCGGCCCGTTCGTTCCCTCCTCACCGATCATGTTTCTTGGCCCCAATTCCCGGCGAATCGCGGTCGAGGCCACCACCACCTTCGTGGCGACCGGGCTCGGCTTTCGTCCCGGAGCATGTCACGCGCTGCAAGGCCCCGTCCTGCGCGACATGATAGACACGGGCGTGCCGGGTGAGGCGCTCGGCATGGACGTGCCCAGCATACTCGAACGCTTTACACCCGGGGCGGAGCCGCTGGAATGGACCGCCGTGCTGGAAGGGATCATCCGCCGGCGCGTGGAAATGTTCGACGGCGCGCTGCCCGACCCGGTCACCAGCCAGTTCGAGTTGCAGTGCTACGAAGACCCGACGATCACCGTTGCCGAGGCGGCGCGGCGCTGCGGAGCGGAACGGCGCCGCTTCGAACGCATCATCCAGCGTGATTTCGGGATGTCGCCCAAGCAGGTCCTGCGCCGCGCCCGCGCGCTCGACATGGCCAGCCACTTGCGCAGGGTCTGCGACGAAGAGGAAGCCGAGGAATTCGTGCTTCGCTACTACGACGAGAGCCACCTGATCCACGAGTTCGTGGAATTCTTCGGGATGTCACCGCGCCAGTTTGCAGAAGCGCCTCAGCCGATGATGACCGCAGCGCTGGAGTCACGTCAGGCGCGCCGGCTGGCGCTTCTCGAAAGGGTCGAGCCTGAGGGCGCATACCCCTGGCGCTGA
- the rpmI gene encoding 50S ribosomal protein L35: MPKLKTKSGVKKRFKLTATGKVKHGVAGKRHRLISHNGKYIRQNRGTEVISDADAKTIKKWAPYGLN, translated from the coding sequence ATGCCCAAGCTTAAGACCAAGAGCGGCGTGAAGAAGCGCTTCAAGCTCACCGCCACCGGCAAGGTGAAGCACGGCGTCGCCGGCAAGCGCCACCGCCTGATCAGCCACAACGGCAAGTACATCCGCCAGAATCGCGGCACCGAGGTCATTTCCGACGCCGATGCCAAGACGATCAAGAAGTGGGCGCCCTACGGGCTCAACTGA
- the hisN gene encoding histidinol-phosphatase: protein MRIEPDLALALRLADAAGDAIRPHFRSSGLDTQSKGDASPVTVADRAGEEAMRQILEAEAPEDGIIGEEFGTKPGTSRRDWVLDPIDGTVSFIGGRPIFGTLIALLVDGWPVLGIIDQPILGERWVGASGRETTFNGKPVRTRACRELSQAMLATTGPHYFDDHQGQHFMALAARTDHKRMMMGGDCYNYGLLASGHIDLVCEAGLKLHDWAALVPVVEGAGGTMCDWNGDPLHAASDGHVLALGDSARLEDVIEALACDH, encoded by the coding sequence ATGAGAATTGAACCGGATCTCGCGCTGGCCCTGAGGCTCGCCGATGCTGCAGGCGATGCCATTCGTCCCCACTTCCGCTCGAGCGGACTCGACACGCAAAGCAAGGGCGATGCCTCCCCGGTAACCGTGGCCGACCGCGCGGGGGAAGAGGCCATGCGCCAAATCCTCGAGGCAGAGGCGCCCGAGGATGGCATCATCGGTGAGGAGTTCGGGACGAAGCCGGGCACATCGCGCCGCGACTGGGTGCTCGACCCGATCGATGGCACTGTCTCGTTCATCGGCGGGCGTCCGATCTTCGGCACGCTGATCGCGCTGCTGGTCGATGGCTGGCCGGTTCTCGGGATCATCGACCAGCCGATTCTGGGCGAGCGCTGGGTTGGTGCCAGCGGGCGCGAGACGACCTTCAACGGCAAGCCGGTGCGCACCCGCGCATGCCGCGAACTCTCGCAGGCGATGCTGGCGACGACCGGGCCGCATTACTTTGACGACCACCAGGGCCAGCACTTCATGGCGCTGGCCGCGCGCACCGACCACAAGCGCATGATGATGGGCGGTGACTGCTACAATTACGGGTTGCTCGCCAGCGGGCACATCGACCTCGTGTGCGAGGCAGGTCTGAAGCTGCACGACTGGGCCGCGCTGGTGCCGGTGGTCGAGGGGGCAGGCGGAACGATGTGCGACTGGAACGGCGACCCGCTTCATGCCGCCTCGGACGGACACGTTCTGGCGCTCGGCGATTCGGCCCGGCTCGAGGACGTGATCGAGGCACTGGCCTGCGATCACTGA
- a CDS encoding gamma-glutamylcyclotransferase family protein gives MAEPQRFFFYGTLMACSEHPLARRLHRLLRSLGPGYLPGRLVALPDRKGWYPALTDGEGRVAGEVYVPRRGSLTPHELAALDRYEGCLRNARLRSDYWRATLGARLVARVGLQGADLRPRLAVQAYVWSGVLPRAAVPIEDGDFAAWLARTGARAYAGG, from the coding sequence ATGGCCGAGCCGCAGCGCTTCTTCTTCTACGGCACGCTCATGGCGTGCAGCGAACATCCGCTCGCGCGGCGCCTGCATCGATTGCTGCGCTCGCTTGGCCCGGGATACCTTCCCGGGCGCCTTGTCGCGCTGCCTGACCGCAAGGGCTGGTATCCTGCGCTCACGGATGGCGAGGGCCGGGTTGCAGGAGAAGTCTATGTGCCGCGCAGGGGTTCGCTCACGCCGCACGAACTGGCCGCGCTCGATCGCTACGAGGGCTGTCTTCGCAATGCGCGGCTGAGGTCCGACTACTGGCGCGCTACGCTCGGTGCGCGCCTCGTGGCAAGGGTCGGGCTCCAGGGCGCGGATCTGCGACCGAGGCTCGCGGTGCAGGCATACGTGTGGAGCGGTGTGCTGCCGCGCGCGGCAGTGCCGATCGAAGACGGCGATTTCGCGGCGTGGCTCGCGCGGACCGGCGCGCGTGCCTATGCCGGAGGGTAG
- the rplT gene encoding 50S ribosomal protein L20, whose protein sequence is MSRIKRGVTTRAKHKRLLEQAKGYRGRRKNTIRVARQAVEKAGQYAYRDRKIKKRNFRALWIQRINAAVRNEGLTYSQFMHGAKLAGIELDRKTMADLAMNEGAVFSTVIAQAKAALPA, encoded by the coding sequence ATGAGCCGTATCAAGCGTGGTGTTACCACCCGTGCCAAGCACAAGCGTCTTCTCGAACAGGCCAAGGGTTACCGCGGCCGTCGCAAGAACACGATCCGCGTCGCTCGCCAGGCCGTCGAAAAGGCCGGCCAGTACGCTTACCGCGACCGCAAGATCAAGAAGCGCAACTTCCGCGCTCTGTGGATCCAGCGCATCAACGCCGCCGTGCGTAACGAAGGTCTGACCTACTCGCAGTTCATGCACGGCGCCAAGCTCGCCGGCATCGAGCTCGACCGCAAGACCATGGCCGACCTCGCGATGAACGAGGGCGCCGTGTTCTCGACCGTCATCGCGCAGGCCAAGGCTGCCCTTCCGGCCTGA
- the pheT gene encoding phenylalanine--tRNA ligase subunit beta: MKFSLSWLKQFLETEASVEDVAATLNRIGIEVEGIEDPAEKLAGFRVAKVLTAARHPDADKLQVLSVDTGEGEPLQVVCGAPNARAGMLGVLGVPGATVPANGMVLKKSAIRGVESNGMMCSVRELELGDAHEGIIELPEDAPVGAAFADYHGADPVLDVAITPNRPDCMGVYGIARDLAAAGLGTLKPVAAPAIEGSFACPVEIRTEDADGCPAFYGRVIKGVTNAASPQWLQERLQAAGQRPISALVDATNYVMLSYGRPAHAYDLARLDGAVVAREAKPGETVLALNEKEYALEPGMTVIADESGVHDIAGIMGGEHSGCNDATTDILLEIAYFDPERIARTGRKLNLTSDARSRFERGIDPAFLDDGLALLTGLILELCGGEASQVVRAGAAPATPKIVHFDPALTGRLGGVEIDPAQQKTILESLGFSVVEEAAGFDKAWAVTVPGWRPDVDGAPDLVEEVVRIHGLDNVESVALPRAEGVAVPTATPLQKLERRVRRAAAARGLNEAVTWSFLPEGEAALFAEGNGGMWSLANPISEDMKVMRPSLLPGLLSAARRNLDRGAASLRLFELGRRYLRGAKGASDERLTLGLVLAGEKVQRGWASGKAVAFDAFDAKAEAMALLAEAGAPVEKLQVMGEAGPQFHPGQSATLRLGPKNVLARFGMLHPATAKAFDIDGPVAMVEIFLEAIPGKKGAASFARASYAPPALQAVTRDFAFLVPVDLPAGDLVRLVQGADKANIVAARLFDDFRGQGVPEGHKSLALEVTLQPLEKSYKDEDLKAVGEKVKAAAAKVGAVLRG, translated from the coding sequence ATGAAATTCTCGCTTTCCTGGCTCAAGCAGTTCCTCGAGACCGAAGCCTCGGTCGAGGACGTGGCAGCGACGCTCAACCGCATCGGCATCGAGGTCGAGGGCATCGAGGACCCGGCCGAGAAGCTCGCCGGTTTCCGTGTCGCCAAGGTGCTGACCGCGGCCAGGCATCCCGATGCCGACAAGCTGCAGGTGCTCTCGGTCGATACCGGCGAGGGTGAGCCGCTGCAGGTGGTCTGCGGCGCGCCCAATGCGCGTGCGGGCATGCTCGGCGTGCTCGGCGTGCCCGGCGCGACGGTGCCTGCCAACGGCATGGTGCTGAAGAAGTCGGCCATCCGCGGCGTCGAATCGAACGGCATGATGTGTTCGGTACGCGAGTTGGAACTGGGCGATGCGCACGAAGGCATCATTGAGCTGCCCGAGGACGCGCCGGTCGGTGCAGCCTTCGCCGATTACCACGGCGCGGACCCGGTGCTCGACGTCGCGATCACCCCCAACCGCCCCGACTGCATGGGCGTCTACGGCATCGCCCGCGATCTCGCCGCAGCGGGGCTGGGCACGCTCAAGCCGGTTGCCGCGCCCGCGATCGAGGGCAGTTTCGCGTGCCCTGTCGAGATCCGCACCGAAGACGCTGACGGCTGCCCCGCCTTTTACGGCCGTGTCATCAAGGGCGTGACGAACGCCGCCTCTCCGCAGTGGCTGCAGGAGCGTCTCCAGGCCGCCGGGCAGCGCCCGATCTCCGCGCTCGTCGATGCGACCAACTACGTGATGCTCTCCTATGGTCGTCCGGCGCATGCCTACGACCTTGCCAGGCTCGACGGCGCGGTCGTCGCTCGCGAGGCGAAGCCGGGCGAGACGGTCCTTGCTCTGAACGAGAAGGAATACGCGCTCGAGCCGGGCATGACCGTGATCGCCGACGAGAGCGGCGTCCACGACATCGCCGGGATCATGGGCGGCGAGCACTCGGGCTGCAACGATGCCACCACCGACATCCTGCTCGAGATCGCCTACTTCGATCCCGAGCGCATCGCGCGCACCGGGCGCAAGCTCAACCTTACCTCCGATGCGCGCAGCCGTTTCGAGCGTGGTATCGACCCCGCGTTCCTCGACGATGGTCTCGCGCTCCTTACCGGGCTGATCCTCGAGCTGTGCGGTGGCGAGGCCTCGCAGGTCGTGCGCGCAGGCGCTGCGCCTGCAACGCCGAAGATCGTGCACTTCGATCCCGCGCTGACCGGCAGGCTCGGCGGGGTCGAGATCGATCCTGCGCAGCAGAAGACCATTCTCGAGAGCCTCGGCTTCTCGGTCGTCGAGGAAGCAGCCGGTTTCGACAAGGCCTGGGCGGTCACCGTTCCGGGCTGGCGCCCCGACGTCGACGGCGCACCCGACCTCGTCGAGGAAGTCGTGCGCATCCACGGCCTCGACAATGTCGAGAGCGTCGCCCTGCCGCGCGCCGAGGGCGTTGCCGTGCCGACCGCCACGCCGCTGCAGAAGCTCGAGCGCCGCGTGCGCCGCGCAGCCGCTGCGCGCGGGCTCAACGAGGCGGTGACCTGGTCGTTCCTGCCCGAGGGCGAGGCCGCGCTCTTCGCCGAGGGCAATGGCGGCATGTGGTCGCTCGCAAACCCGATCAGCGAGGACATGAAGGTCATGCGCCCCTCGCTCTTGCCGGGCCTGCTCTCCGCGGCGAGGCGCAACCTCGATCGCGGGGCGGCCTCGCTGCGCCTGTTCGAGCTGGGCCGCCGCTACCTGCGCGGCGCCAAGGGCGCGAGCGACGAGCGCCTGACGCTCGGTCTCGTGCTTGCGGGCGAGAAGGTCCAGCGCGGCTGGGCCAGCGGCAAGGCCGTCGCCTTCGACGCCTTCGATGCCAAGGCCGAGGCCATGGCACTGCTCGCCGAGGCGGGTGCTCCGGTCGAGAAGCTGCAGGTCATGGGCGAGGCGGGGCCGCAGTTCCACCCCGGCCAGTCGGCGACGCTGCGCCTCGGTCCCAAGAACGTGCTGGCGCGCTTCGGCATGTTGCACCCCGCCACCGCCAAGGCCTTCGACATCGACGGGCCTGTCGCGATGGTCGAGATCTTCCTCGAGGCGATCCCGGGCAAGAAGGGCGCGGCCAGCTTCGCGCGCGCATCTTACGCACCGCCCGCATTGCAGGCGGTAACGCGCGACTTTGCCTTCCTCGTCCCGGTCGATCTTCCCGCCGGTGACCTCGTGCGTCTTGTACAAGGCGCCGACAAGGCCAACATAGTCGCGGCCCGCCTGTTCGACGACTTCCGCGGACAGGGTGTGCCCGAGGGGCACAAGTCGCTGGCCCTCGAGGTCACTCTCCAGCCGCTCGAGAAGAGCTACAAGGACGAGGACCTCAAGGCGGTCGGCGAGAAGGTGAAGGCTGCCGCGGCCAAGGTCGGGGCGGTGCTGCGCGGCTGA
- a CDS encoding ribose-phosphate pyrophosphokinase, whose translation MKIMSGNSNLPLARAIAAYLELPLTDASVRRFADEEIFVEIHENVRGEDVFVVQPTSYPANDNLMELLIGIDALRRASARRITAVVPYFGYARQDRKPGPRTPISAKLVANLMTEAGADRVLSVDLHAGQIQGFFDIPTDNLFAAPVMAADIQARYGDQSLMVVSPDVGGVVRARALAKRLDNAPLAIVDKRRDKPGQSEVMNIIGDVKGRACILIDDIIDSGGTLCNAAQALMDQGAASVTAYITHGVLSGAAVSRVNNSALKELVITDSIQATETAQQSDRIRILTIAPLIGEAIRRIADESSVSSLFD comes from the coding sequence ATGAAGATCATGTCGGGCAACAGCAACCTTCCGCTCGCGCGGGCCATTGCTGCCTATCTCGAACTGCCGCTGACTGATGCCAGCGTGCGCCGCTTCGCCGACGAGGAAATCTTCGTCGAGATCCACGAGAACGTGCGCGGCGAAGACGTCTTCGTGGTCCAGCCGACCAGCTACCCGGCCAACGATAACCTGATGGAACTCCTGATCGGCATCGACGCACTGCGCCGGGCCTCGGCGCGCCGCATCACGGCGGTCGTTCCCTACTTCGGTTATGCCCGCCAGGACCGCAAGCCGGGACCGCGTACCCCGATCTCGGCCAAGCTGGTCGCCAACCTGATGACCGAGGCCGGTGCCGACCGCGTCCTCTCGGTCGATCTGCACGCCGGCCAGATCCAGGGCTTCTTCGACATCCCGACCGACAACCTGTTTGCCGCGCCGGTCATGGCCGCCGACATCCAGGCTCGCTACGGCGACCAGTCGCTGATGGTGGTTTCGCCCGACGTCGGCGGTGTGGTCCGCGCTCGCGCGCTGGCCAAGCGCCTCGACAACGCACCGCTCGCGATCGTCGACAAGCGCCGTGACAAGCCCGGTCAGTCCGAGGTCATGAACATCATCGGCGACGTGAAGGGCCGGGCCTGCATCCTGATCGACGACATCATCGATTCGGGTGGCACGCTGTGCAACGCCGCGCAGGCGCTGATGGACCAGGGCGCAGCCAGCGTCACGGCCTACATCACCCACGGCGTGCTTTCGGGCGCTGCGGTGTCGCGCGTCAACAACTCCGCGCTCAAGGAGCTGGTGATCACCGATTCGATCCAGGCAACCGAGACCGCGCAGCAGTCCGACCGCATCCGCATCCTGACCATTGCCCCGCTGATCGGCGAGGCGATCCGCCGCATTGCCGACGAGAGCTCGGTCTCCAGCCTGTTCGACTGA
- a CDS encoding aldose 1-epimerase family protein has translation MSDVELLSISSGDLTARINPLGAELWSLADARGREFMTAADPAYWTGHAPLLFPIVGALNEGRYRVNGSEYALPRHGFARHSRFEVLIAEAERVMFSLSASDETRKVYPFEFKLNVNFRLIEKKLSVGVGVQNCGDVPMPFSFGFHPAFAWPLPGGAAKEDHVIEFADAEPHRVRQLEEDTGLLSPERRHGPVKGSAFTPRAELFERDAIIWDKLNSRKIVFGPKAGPRVAVKFPSLPMLGIWQKPGADFLCIEPWQGIADPVGFSGDFREKPGVISVAPGQTTFLEMHIAVLDGA, from the coding sequence GTGTCGGACGTTGAATTGCTCAGCATAAGCTCCGGCGATCTCACTGCCCGTATCAACCCGCTCGGTGCCGAGCTGTGGTCGCTTGCCGATGCCAGGGGCCGCGAGTTCATGACCGCGGCCGATCCCGCATACTGGACCGGGCACGCGCCGCTGCTCTTTCCGATCGTGGGTGCGCTCAACGAAGGGCGCTACCGCGTTAACGGGTCGGAGTATGCCTTGCCGCGCCACGGCTTCGCGCGCCACAGCCGCTTCGAGGTCCTGATCGCCGAGGCGGAACGGGTGATGTTCTCGCTTTCGGCCAGCGACGAGACCCGCAAGGTCTACCCCTTCGAGTTCAAGCTCAACGTCAACTTCCGGCTGATCGAGAAGAAACTCTCGGTGGGTGTGGGCGTGCAGAACTGCGGCGACGTGCCGATGCCCTTCAGCTTCGGGTTCCATCCTGCCTTCGCCTGGCCGCTTCCCGGCGGGGCGGCCAAGGAGGACCATGTGATCGAGTTCGCCGATGCCGAACCGCACCGCGTACGCCAGCTCGAGGAGGACACCGGGCTGCTCTCTCCCGAACGCCGCCACGGTCCGGTCAAGGGCAGTGCCTTCACGCCGCGCGCCGAACTGTTCGAGCGCGATGCGATCATCTGGGACAAGCTCAACAGCCGCAAGATCGTCTTCGGGCCCAAGGCAGGGCCGCGTGTCGCGGTCAAGTTCCCCAGCCTGCCCATGCTGGGCATCTGGCAGAAGCCGGGCGCCGACTTCCTGTGCATCGAACCATGGCAAGGCATCGCCGACCCGGTCGGCTTTTCGGGCGATTTCCGCGAGAAGCCGGGCGTGATCTCGGTCGCGCCGGGCCAGACGACTTTCCTCGAAATGCACATCGCCGTTCTCGACGGCGCTTGA
- a CDS encoding AraC family transcriptional regulator, producing MPPICKITANYMRTSPRLRRYFTGIFLIEIDVENGEVVEDFMFPDWATLRFNQSPAVAGSTRDGDVLGTSTLSVSGPRSQEVYVRTGSLRQWGVLIHPVGWVSLIGKPANEYANCLVDGFVDPAFERFRPLARTLFGPKPDPAAELARLSEFFLGLRPFEDPAVDTIEAVFEALKDPEIESVTALVERVGTGRRTLERLCLRAFGFPPKTLLRRQRFMRSLTHFTMDPSLKWIGALDASYHDQAQFVRDFRDFMGMTPSEYGRRYKPVVEPVIHERVRFSNELAASRAQVWAASGI from the coding sequence ATGCCGCCGATCTGCAAGATCACTGCAAATTACATGCGCACCTCGCCGAGGTTGCGACGGTACTTCACCGGGATCTTCCTGATCGAGATCGATGTCGAGAACGGCGAGGTCGTCGAGGACTTCATGTTTCCCGACTGGGCGACCCTGCGCTTCAACCAGTCGCCCGCGGTTGCCGGCAGCACCCGTGATGGAGACGTGCTCGGTACTTCGACACTCTCGGTTTCAGGGCCGCGCTCCCAGGAAGTCTACGTGCGCACCGGCAGCTTGCGCCAATGGGGCGTCCTGATTCACCCGGTCGGCTGGGTCTCTCTGATCGGCAAGCCGGCCAACGAATATGCCAATTGCCTCGTCGATGGTTTCGTCGACCCTGCGTTCGAGCGCTTTCGGCCGCTAGCGCGCACGCTGTTCGGTCCAAAGCCGGATCCGGCGGCCGAACTGGCCCGCCTGAGCGAGTTTTTTCTCGGCCTCAGACCTTTCGAGGACCCGGCGGTGGACACCATCGAGGCGGTGTTCGAGGCGCTCAAGGACCCCGAGATCGAGAGCGTCACTGCGCTGGTGGAACGTGTGGGAACCGGTCGCCGCACGCTCGAGCGACTGTGCCTGCGTGCCTTCGGCTTTCCGCCCAAGACGCTGCTGCGCCGCCAGCGTTTCATGCGCTCGCTCACGCACTTCACCATGGATCCCTCGCTCAAGTGGATCGGTGCGCTCGACGCGTCCTATCACGACCAGGCCCAGTTCGTGCGCGACTTTCGCGACTTCATGGGCATGACCCCGAGCGAATACGGGCGGCGCTACAAGCCGGTGGTCGAGCCGGTGATCCACGAGAGGGTGCGCTTCTCCAACGAACTGGCGGCCAGTCGCGCCCAGGTCTGGGCAGCAAGCGGGATCTGA